In Microbacterium pumilum, the following proteins share a genomic window:
- a CDS encoding HU family DNA-binding protein yields MADKSITKTELVASIASATGQSQSAVSGVLDSLFATVSEAVAKGSKVSIPGWISFEQVATSARTGRNPQTGAEIKIPAGKRVKVTAGSKLKAAVK; encoded by the coding sequence ATGGCCGACAAGTCCATCACCAAGACCGAACTCGTCGCGAGCATTGCGAGCGCGACCGGGCAGAGCCAGTCCGCCGTGTCGGGCGTGCTCGATTCCCTCTTCGCCACCGTCTCCGAGGCGGTCGCAAAGGGCAGCAAGGTCTCGATCCCCGGTTGGATCTCGTTCGAGCAGGTCGCGACGTCGGCCCGCACGGGCCGCAACCCGCAGACGGGTGCCGAGATCAAGATCCCCGCGGGCAAGCGCGTGAAGGTCACCGCGGGCTCGAAGCTGAAGGCCGCTGTCAAGTAG
- a CDS encoding cytochrome c oxidase assembly protein → MKPRALRAAGPAILVVTALVVMVWALAYGGGAAALAIGDPGPFVRWGLPVARLFVNLSAAGMVGVLVTALYTLRAGEREFDVALDAASVSAAIFTVSAAATGFLTFVDAFNPAISAGPEFGAQLGRFLVETELGRTWLITTVAGAILTVLTFAVRSWTATFFVALLALAALVPMGTQGHSGAEADHNEAVIALVLHIIAAAVWLGGLILMVLVRPVLGRRATAVALTRYSSIALVAFIIVAVSGTVRAVIGLRSWEAMLSPYGLILSVKIVALIALGVLGAWYRRRLIARLTEDASSRRFWTLVVFELALMGAAAGAAVALARTPPPVPGTAPVTPSPAERLTGAPVPPELAPIDWITAWNVDLLWALIAAFAVFFYLAGVWRMRRRGDGWPIYRTIFWVLGLALLVWVTGGVVNVYQDYLFSMHMVGHMLLTMAIPMLLVAGAPVTLAARAVVRRDDGTRGGREWILWAVHSPVARVLTNPFVAAGLFIGSLWVFYFTDFFRWSLYDHLGHEWMTVHFLVTGYLFVLTLIGIDPVPYRLPYAGRLLLLIGIMAMHAFFGIAIMSQSGLMVAEWFGSMGRTWGPTPLEDQYTGGGVAWSVGEIPTLILAITVAIQWSRSDDRDQRRRDRHADRTGDAELEEYNARLAALAERDARAGR, encoded by the coding sequence GTGAAGCCGCGCGCGCTGCGGGCCGCCGGGCCCGCGATCCTCGTCGTGACCGCGCTCGTGGTCATGGTGTGGGCACTGGCGTACGGCGGCGGCGCGGCGGCCCTCGCGATCGGCGACCCGGGTCCGTTCGTGCGCTGGGGGCTTCCGGTCGCTCGGCTGTTCGTCAACCTCTCGGCCGCGGGCATGGTCGGTGTGCTCGTCACCGCGCTGTACACCCTGCGCGCCGGCGAGCGCGAGTTCGACGTCGCGCTGGATGCGGCATCCGTCTCTGCGGCGATCTTCACCGTCTCGGCCGCTGCCACCGGCTTCCTCACCTTCGTCGACGCCTTCAACCCGGCGATCAGCGCGGGTCCGGAGTTCGGAGCGCAGCTGGGCCGATTCCTCGTCGAGACGGAACTCGGGCGCACCTGGCTGATCACGACGGTCGCCGGAGCCATCCTCACGGTCCTGACCTTCGCCGTCAGGTCGTGGACGGCGACGTTCTTCGTCGCGCTGCTGGCGCTCGCCGCGCTCGTGCCGATGGGCACGCAGGGGCATTCCGGTGCCGAAGCCGACCACAACGAGGCGGTCATCGCCCTCGTACTGCACATCATCGCCGCGGCGGTGTGGCTCGGTGGCCTGATTCTCATGGTGCTGGTGCGCCCGGTGCTCGGACGCCGCGCGACCGCCGTCGCGCTGACCCGGTACTCGAGCATCGCGCTCGTCGCGTTCATCATCGTCGCCGTCTCGGGCACGGTGCGGGCTGTGATCGGGCTCCGGTCGTGGGAGGCGATGCTGTCGCCGTACGGTCTCATCCTGAGCGTCAAGATCGTCGCCCTGATCGCACTGGGCGTGCTCGGGGCCTGGTACCGCCGGCGGCTCATCGCCCGCCTCACGGAGGATGCGTCATCCCGCCGGTTCTGGACGCTCGTCGTCTTCGAACTCGCCCTGATGGGTGCGGCCGCCGGCGCTGCCGTCGCTCTCGCCCGCACACCGCCGCCCGTGCCGGGCACGGCTCCGGTGACTCCCTCGCCCGCCGAGCGCCTCACCGGTGCGCCTGTGCCGCCCGAGCTCGCGCCGATCGACTGGATCACCGCGTGGAACGTCGATCTGCTGTGGGCGCTCATCGCCGCCTTCGCCGTCTTCTTCTATCTCGCCGGCGTGTGGCGGATGCGCAGGCGGGGAGACGGGTGGCCGATCTATCGCACCATCTTCTGGGTCCTGGGTCTCGCCCTGCTCGTGTGGGTGACCGGTGGAGTGGTCAACGTCTATCAGGACTATCTGTTCAGCATGCACATGGTGGGCCACATGCTGCTGACGATGGCGATCCCCATGCTGCTCGTCGCGGGAGCGCCGGTCACCCTTGCAGCCCGAGCCGTGGTCCGGCGCGACGACGGCACCAGGGGCGGTCGCGAGTGGATCTTGTGGGCTGTGCACTCGCCGGTCGCCCGCGTCCTCACCAACCCCTTCGTGGCGGCCGGGCTGTTCATCGGATCGCTGTGGGTCTTCTACTTCACGGACTTCTTCCGCTGGTCGCTCTACGACCATCTGGGTCATGAGTGGATGACCGTCCACTTCCTCGTCACCGGCTACCTCTTCGTGCTCACCCTCATCGGCATCGACCCGGTGCCCTACCGGCTGCCGTACGCCGGCCGGCTGCTGCTTCTCATCGGCATCATGGCGATGCACGCGTTCTTCGGCATCGCGATCATGTCCCAGTCGGGACTCATGGTCGCCGAGTGGTTCGGATCAATGGGCCGCACATGGGGACCGACGCCGCTCGAAGACCAGTACACCGGGGGCGGTGTCGCGTGGTCGGTCGGGGAGATCCCGACTCTGATCCTGGCGATCACCGTCGCGATCCAATGGAGCCGAAGCGACGATCGAGATCAGCGTCGTAGGGATCGGCACGCCGATCGGACGGGGGATGCCGAGCTCGAGGAGTACAACGCGCGCTTGGCCGCACTCGCCGAGCGGGACGCCCGGGCGGGCCGCTGA
- a CDS encoding TetR/AcrR family transcriptional regulator: protein MSTTTATAGNSRPSPARQRLLDAATDLFYGEGIHSVGVDRIIEAAGVTRATMYKQFDGKEGLVLAYLQGEDQQLRTLFVDAAGLSDDPDILLDAVVSGIEADIRHRHTRGCPFINAAAEYPHAGPVRTLISDHRGWFRATLEQLASAAGLSEPPEVAESLVLLRDAALVGGYLDGHDRVAPAFARTARQVIAAHRH, encoded by the coding sequence ATGAGCACCACCACTGCAACGGCGGGAAACTCGCGCCCCTCTCCAGCGAGGCAGCGACTGCTGGATGCTGCGACAGACCTGTTCTATGGCGAAGGCATCCACTCCGTCGGCGTCGATCGGATCATCGAGGCTGCCGGTGTCACCCGCGCGACGATGTACAAGCAGTTCGACGGCAAAGAAGGGCTCGTCCTGGCGTACCTCCAGGGCGAGGACCAGCAGCTGCGGACGCTGTTCGTCGACGCGGCCGGCCTCTCGGATGACCCCGACATCCTGTTGGATGCCGTCGTCTCCGGGATCGAGGCCGACATCCGTCACCGTCACACGCGAGGATGCCCCTTCATCAACGCGGCCGCCGAGTACCCGCACGCGGGACCTGTGCGCACCCTCATCTCCGATCACCGTGGGTGGTTCCGGGCGACGCTCGAGCAGCTGGCGAGCGCGGCTGGCCTCTCCGAGCCCCCCGAGGTGGCTGAATCGCTCGTGCTGCTGCGCGACGCGGCGCTCGTCGGCGGCTACCTCGACGGGCACGATCGGGTCGCCCCGGCCTTCGCGCGCACCGCGCGCCAGGTCATCGCCGCGCACCGTCACTGA